A region of Dermochelys coriacea isolate rDerCor1 chromosome 1, rDerCor1.pri.v4, whole genome shotgun sequence DNA encodes the following proteins:
- the LOC119853818 gene encoding leucine-rich repeat extensin-like protein 2: MAIEVCWQHTMWETCVVRLFYTKRVHFSFKAWPAGTFKKITQSFDKRKRRRSGAAAGPKSERSGRTSRPVPTLPRPPSASSPQALPPYNAPAPAASNQEAPRCVTPTPCNYGNPTPTPPAATAPPHRASPRPPPSWAHNEAEGDRLSPHRASPRPPPSWAHNEAEGDRLSPHRASPRPPPSWAHNEAEGDRLSPHRASPRPPPSWAHDEAEGPRCWPVWFSLGAKGRLPLAGVRHFWLCSFELYKTPAPTSPESINQAPTIRSLKKKRVTFKKN, from the exons ATGGCGATTGAAGTATGTTGGCAGCACACTATGTGGGAAACTTGTGTAGTCAGGCTGTTCTATACTAAGCGTGTGCACTTCAGTTTCAAGGCTTGGCCAGCTGGCACCTTCAAGAAAATAACCCAGAGTTttgataaaaggaaaagga GACGGAGCGGGGCGGCCGCCGGTCCCAAGTCGGAGCGCAGTGGCCGGACGTCCCGTCCCGTCCCTACCTTGCCTCGGCCTCCGTCCGCCTCCTCCCCGCAGGCGCTTCCCCCGTacaatgccccggccccagcgGCCTCCAACCAGGAAGCGCCCCGGTGTGTGACACCTACTCCCTGCAACTATGGaaaccccactcccaccccgcCTGCGGCCACAGCGCCGCCCCATAGGGCGAGCCCGCGGCCGCCGCCATCTTGGGCTCACAACGAGGCTGAGGGGGACCGACTGTCGCCCCACAGGGCGAGCCCGCGGCCGCCGCCATCTTGGGCTCACAACGAGGCTGAGGGGGACCGACTGTCGCCCCACAGGGCGAGCCCGCGGCCGCCGCCATCTTGGGCTCACAACGAGGCTGAGGGGGACCGACTGTCGCCCCACAGGGCGAGCCCGCGGCCGCCGCCATCTTGGGCTCACGACGAAGCTGAGGGGCCCAGGTGCTGGCCTGTGTGGTTCTCCCTCGGTGCAAAGGGAAGGCTGCCCCTTGCTGGAGTCAG ACACTTCTGGTTGTGTTCATTTGAGTTGTACAAGACTCCTGCCCCTACGTCTCCAGAAAGCATTAATCAAGCCCCCACAatcagatctttaaaaaaaaaaagggtgacatttaaaaagaattaa